From Phoenix dactylifera cultivar Barhee BC4 unplaced genomic scaffold, palm_55x_up_171113_PBpolish2nd_filt_p 000270F, whole genome shotgun sequence, a single genomic window includes:
- the LOC103698490 gene encoding uncharacterized protein LOC103698490 produces the protein MAVYIRAKRVTDPLDDKVKARIRGDDRFMTGYASSGSEHDALSGLVHAFLESGGPSSPTASAVAAASDDGEESDSEDGDRSVEAATKVKELLDPSGKGELFRLRLLAGVSEAAEAMAELRWSRSAYRRAVMVRLREGGYNAGICKARWESSGGLTAGSYEYIDVVVDAAEEVAVARYIVDVGFAAEFEVARATEEYGRMVAALPRVMVARPEEVRQVVLIAAEAVRRSLRRRGMHVPPWRKGRYMLAKWLGPYRRTVNLIPAAAGAAVAGVGEAKCRAVGFRAVSPGAVSPATRTQ, from the coding sequence ATGGCGGTGTACATCCGAGCGAAGCGGGTGACGGACCCTCTTGACGACAAGGTGAAAGCCCGAATCCGCGGCGACGACCGGTTTATGACTGGATACGCCAGCAGTGGGAGCGAGCACGATGCCCTCTCCGGCCTTGTCCACGCCTTCCTCGAGAGCGGCGGGCCCAGCTCCCCTACTGCATCCGCCGTTGCCGCCGCTTCCGACGACGGCGAGGAGTCCGATTCCGAGGACGGCGACCGGTCCGTCGAGGCGGCGACGAAGGTAAAAGAACTGCTGGATCCGTCGGGGAAGGGGGAGCTGTTCCGCCTCCGGCTGCTGGCCGGCGTCTCCGAGGCAGCCGAGGCCATGGCGGAGCTGCGGTGGAGTAGATCCGCTTACCGCCGGGCGGTGATGGTAAGGCTGAGAGAGGGGGGATATAATGCCGGGATTTGTAAGGCCCGGTGGGAGAGCTCCGGGGGGCTCACCGCCGGCAGCTACGAGTACATCGACGTGGTGGTTGACGCGGCGGAGGAGGTGGCGGTGGCAAGGTATATAGTGGACGTAGGATTTGCGGCGGAGTTCGAGGTGGCTAGGGCGACGGAGGAGTACGGGAGGATGGTGGCGGCGCTGCCGCGGGTGATGGTGGCGCGACCGGAAGAGGTGCGGCAGGTGGTGCTGATCGCGGCGGAGGCGGTGCGGCGGTCGCTGCGGCGGCGAGGAATGCACGTGCCACCGTGGCGGAAGGGGAGGTACATGCTGGCCAAATGGCTGGGGCCGTACCGACGGACAGTCAACCTGATACCGGCCGCCGCCGGGGCCGCGGTAGCCGGAGTAGGCGAGGCCAAGTGCCGCGCAGTCGGGTTCAGGGCCGTGTCGCCGGGCGCCGTCTCGCCGGCCACACGGACGCAGTAG